Proteins found in one Hydrogenimonas thermophila genomic segment:
- the gap gene encoding type I glyceraldehyde-3-phosphate dehydrogenase: protein MAVKVALNGTGRIGLCVIKIVMERDDMELVALNTTAKPEMLEYLLKYDTVHKGIDAKVIDDETIEIAGKPVKMFSERDITKLDFGSVGAEVVAECTGVFLTTEKAQHYLKGSVKKVVLSAPAKDDTPTFVMNINTDTYAGQAIVSNASCTTNALAPVCKVLDDAFGIENGLMTTVHSYTNDQNLLDVKHKKDFRRARAAAMNMIPTSTGAAKAIGLVMPHLKGNLNGFAMRVPTADVSVVDLTVNLKKDVTVESINEAFVKASESNFKGLIEIDNDKRVSGDFIGSTYSCTFVPDLTRVVGEKTAKVIAWYDNEWGYSCRMVDMMHFVATH, encoded by the coding sequence ATGGCAGTTAAAGTAGCGTTAAACGGGACGGGGCGTATCGGTCTATGTGTCATCAAGATCGTGATGGAACGTGACGATATGGAGCTTGTTGCATTAAATACAACAGCAAAGCCTGAAATGCTTGAGTATCTTTTAAAGTATGACACTGTTCATAAAGGAATTGATGCAAAAGTTATTGATGATGAAACTATTGAGATTGCAGGCAAACCTGTTAAGATGTTCAGTGAACGTGATATTACAAAATTAGACTTTGGATCAGTTGGAGCTGAGGTTGTTGCAGAGTGTACAGGTGTGTTTTTAACAACAGAAAAAGCTCAACACTATCTTAAAGGAAGTGTAAAGAAAGTTGTTCTCAGTGCGCCTGCAAAAGATGATACACCAACTTTTGTTATGAATATCAATACAGATACTTATGCAGGTCAGGCAATTGTTTCTAATGCAAGCTGTACTACAAATGCACTGGCACCGGTTTGTAAAGTACTTGATGATGCATTTGGTATTGAAAATGGTCTTATGACTACGGTTCACTCTTACACTAACGACCAAAATCTTTTAGATGTAAAACATAAAAAAGATTTCCGCCGTGCTCGTGCCGCTGCGATGAATATGATTCCTACTTCAACAGGTGCAGCAAAGGCTATTGGTCTTGTTATGCCACACTTAAAGGGTAACTTGAACGGTTTTGCAATGCGTGTTCCAACAGCTGATGTATCTGTTGTTGATCTGACTGTTAATTTGAAAAAAGATGTAACAGTCGAGAGTATTAATGAAGCTTTTGTAAAAGCTAGTGAGAGTAACTTTAAAGGGCTTATAGAGATCGACAACGATAAGAGAGTCTCCGGTGACTTTATAGGATCAACTTATAGCTGTACTTTTGTACCAGATCTTACACGTGTTGTTGGTGAGAAAACTGCAAAAGTGATAGCTTGGTATGACAATGAGTGGGGATATAGCTGCCGTATGGTAGATATGATGCATTTTGTTGCAACTCACTAA